CGATAAATCCGGCAGCGCCGGTAACAAATACGTTCATGGAGAAACTCCCTGCGTGGATAAGTGATGCAACGAGTATCAACCAGCGATCTTTGGCGAAAAATCCCCGTTGGCCCAATTCACTGTTGCGCAGGGGTCACGAATCAGCCTTTGAAGTCCGAGTTCGCGTACACCGCCAGTTTGCTCTGGATGAAGTCGAGGAAGCACTGGATGCGCAGGGCCAGTTGCGAGTTGCGGTAGTAAACAGCGTTGATCGGCTGGCGATAACCGCTGTTGAAATCGGCGAGGACTTCTTGCAGGCGCCCGGCGCGGATGTCGGCGTGGGTCATGAAGTCCGACAGGCAGGCGATGCCCTGGCCTTCGAGCGCCAGTTGGCGCACGGTTTCGCCGCTGGAGGCGTTGATCGCCGCGTTGATCGGCCAGCGGTCGCCGTGCACATGGCGCAGCGGCCATTGGTTGAGGCCATCGTTCTGGGTGAAACCGAGCAGCGCGTGTTGCGTGAGGTCAGCGACGGCGACGGGCGTGCCGTGTTGCTGCAGATACGCCGGGCTGGCGACGATGTGCAGCGGGCTGCAACCCAGCGAACGCGCGTGCAGCGTCGAGTCGGCCAGCGTGCCGATGCGAATGGCGATGTCGGTGCTTTGTTCCAGCAGGTCAATGATCAGATCGTTGCTGTTGAGTTCGAGCTGGATGTCCGGGTAGAGCCGGCGGAACTCGTCGATGTACGGCACGATGGCGTGCAGCATGAAGGGCGACGCGGCGTTGATGCGCAGGCGCCCGGAAGGCGTTTGCTGGCGGGAATTGAGGCGTTCTTCGAGCTCGTCCATTTGATCGAGAATTCGCTTGGCGTGCTCGAAGAAATACTTGCCCTCCTCCGTCAGGTCCATGCGCCG
The window above is part of the Pseudomonas prosekii genome. Proteins encoded here:
- a CDS encoding LysR family transcriptional regulator — its product is MKARSDELQIFVCVIECGSISAAAEQVGQTPSAVSRTLSRLEAKLDTTLINRTTRRMDLTEEGKYFFEHAKRILDQMDELEERLNSRQQTPSGRLRINAASPFMLHAIVPYIDEFRRLYPDIQLELNSNDLIIDLLEQSTDIAIRIGTLADSTLHARSLGCSPLHIVASPAYLQQHGTPVAVADLTQHALLGFTQNDGLNQWPLRHVHGDRWPINAAINASSGETVRQLALEGQGIACLSDFMTHADIRAGRLQEVLADFNSGYRQPINAVYYRNSQLALRIQCFLDFIQSKLAVYANSDFKG